One Vespa crabro chromosome 9, iyVesCrab1.2, whole genome shotgun sequence genomic region harbors:
- the LOC124427153 gene encoding bromodomain-containing protein 2-like isoform X4 has translation MQQVDTISQNNSLDVEERERLCNIPKTSAPGKASATPAPPGKEPPPREEPTVEPVNGVVQPPVVPPPNRPGRVTNQLQFLQKGVLKPVWKHQFAWPFQQPVDAKKLNLPDYHKIIKQPMDLGTIKKRLENTYYWSGKECIQDFNTMFTNCYVYNKPGEDVVVMAQALEKLFLTKVAQMPKEEVELDPPVPKGPKGKKAGRVGGPVGGMAGTTGSTGRGRPSSVAAAVTSSVPNSLAPSATSAGTTGVIPMPPLGTQAPASVPGSTNTTTIAPPSSMGVTPMATHNSLPQQVVPPTGGYHAQPAMDPQTASAVPPPPQVPTAPTVMPPSQPAKLKKGVKRKADTTTPTANSFEPLYAPLDSKNAKIPARRESGRQIKKPTRQGEDGLVPFHQANMPLIGAMAQQPQHTGGKSKEKLSEALKSCNEILKELFSKKHSGYAWPFYKPVDAELLGLHDYHDIIKKPMDLGTVKNKMDSREYKTAQEFASDVRLIFTNCYKYNPPDHDVVAMARKLQDVFEMRYAKIPDEPMGGMSGMKGSSSSASSSGTESSSDSDDSEEERTQKLVALQQELKAMQEQMRKLVEESGKKKSKKKKPDKPKSKPMSNKSSSLVGSHTGAMKELMKPSGGIPSVSDSVGTSIASVAMGASDLKIPGGMGGDLHHPAIAVGPNKTHTTGSLGHHLPTATNAKSKGKGRGPGKATAANTANKRPKANSRSSGNKKKSINQPPPITFDSEDEDNAKPMSYDEKRQLSLDINKLPGDKLGRVVHIIQSREPSLRDSNPDEIEIDFETLKPSTLRELESYVASCLRKKPHKKVSGKSKDEQIAEKKQELEKRLQDVTGQLGNVKKTAKKEDSSKSVDVVGTGGASGPSRLSASSSSSSDSDSSSSSLSSSTSDSSDSEAGNSSSRPPRKKMKKNAQSAPPPTTSTTVAPALNHTGGLLMNSQPTANSTGPIVKAASVTQSSNIPADQGGNSQQPVAVAAVTASQGMPVASHASMPAQPPRPTALATAAPVKKPTPPPPTTSNPPTPSVSVPTPPPSVTPTNTNSVVASPVVPQAPQPPTSVNSYPNANTPVPTDGTTLNQQADLLQPYSTLASVPTTQTSLDQGLSIKKESHISMIPTLHTSNNTNLNLLPDVKNPVNMMPTNMASNLNLGNINMANLNMNLQQGLATHMSMHNQLENMINTTSPLTNIQNTHNVTMSQHSNGFPSIKRETSPPNMLNNNGIPGVNVGMNMGGMGSIFDPVPIVSMPMQISQIPIKKEEKQPLPISQPQIAQKAMDAGALFAEMNALGLPPMGNHSSSQLMPEKKMTPPDSKNPASNFASAFKNKTVEQNVKNASSWSSLAQASSPQSTAGSSMKSAARDSFQAFKKQAKEKQDRQRALLEQQEMRRQQKEQAERERLRQENEKRREREEEDALEKVRKNVGDQQGNAMTATTRAEEVKAIVDTDSSSPSHSSNQDKAAAERERQRLREQERRRREAMAGAIDMNMQSDLMAAFEESL, from the exons ATGCAGCAGGTGGACACTATTTCGCAAAATAATTCG TTAGATGTGGAGGAGCGAGAAAGGCTGTGTAATATACCGAAG acaAGTGCACCTGGTAAGGCATCAGCTACACCAGCTCCACCAGGGAAAGAACCACCTCCTCGTGAAGAGCCAACAGTGGAACCTGTAAACGGTGTAGTGCAACCACCCGTTGTTCCACCTCCTAATCGTCCAGGGCGAGTTACAAATCAATTACAATTTTTGCAAAAAGGTGTATTGAAACCAGTATGGAAGCACCAATTTGCGTGGCCCTTTCAACAGCCTGTGGATGCAAAGAAACTCAATCTGCCA GATTATCACAAAATTATCAAGCAACCAATGGATTTGGGCACAATAAAAAAACGGTTGGAAAATACGTATTACTGGAGCGGCAAAGAATGTATCCAGGATTTCAATACGATGTTTACCAACTGTTACGTTTACAACAAGCCAGGAGAAGATGTTGTAGTTATGGCACAAGCACTCGAAAAATTGTTTCTTACAaag GTTGCACAAATGCCAAAAGAAGAAGTGGAACTCGATCCCCCAGTTCCAAAAGGgccaaaagggaaaaaagctGGCAGAGTAGGAGGACCAGTTGGTGGAATGGCAGGAACAACTGGAAGTACAGGAAGAGGTCGTCCTTCCTCGGTAGCAGCGGCTGTTACATCCAGTGTACCAAATAGTTTGGCACCTTCGGCTACATCAGCGGGTACAACAGGTGTCATACCTATGCCTCCTCTTGGTACACAAGCACCTGCTTCTGTACCAGGCAGTACGAATACAACTACCATTGCTCCGCCATCGAGCATGGGTGTCACTCCAATGGCCACTCACAATTCTCTGCCTCAACAAGTCGTACCTCCAACGGGTGGTTACCATGCGCAGCCAGCGATGGATCCACAGACGGCTTCTGCTGTACCACCTCCACCTCAGGTTCCCACTGCTCCAACTGTAATGCCTCCATCTCAACCAGCCAAATTGAAAAAGGGAGTGAAGAGAAAGGCTGATACTACAACCCCTACAGCTAATTCATTTGAACCACTATATGCTCCATTGGATTCTAAGAATGCTAAAATTCCTGCAAGACGAGAATCTGGTAGACAGATTAAAAAG CCAACGAGGCAAGGGGAAGACGGCTTAGTGCCATTCCACCAGGCCAACATGCCCCTGATTGGGGCAATGGCCCAACAG CCTCAACATACAGGTGGTAAATCCAAGGAAAAGCTTTCAGAAGCACTTAAGTCTTGCAATGAGAtcttaaaagaattattttctaagaaGCATTcg GGTTACGCATGGCCTTTCTATAAGCCAGTTGATGCAGAACTATTAGGTCTGCATGACTATCATGACATTATTAAGAAACCGATGGATCTTGGTACTGTAAAG aATAAAATGGACAGTCGCGAATATAAAACGGCCCAGGAATTTGCTAGTGATGTGAGGCTTATATTTactaattgttataaatataatcctCCTGATCATGATGTCGTTGCAATGGCTAGAAAACTTCAGGATGTATTTGAAATGAG gtACGCAAAAATTCCTGATGAACCTATGGGAGGTATGTCAGGAATGAAAGGTAGCAGTAGTAGTGCAAGTAGTTCTGGTACCGAAAGTTCTTCCGACAGCGACGATTCTGAAGAAGAACGTACACAAAAATTAGTTGCTCTTCAACAAGAG CTTAAAGCAATGCAAGAACAAATGAGAAAATTAGTAGAAGAAAGTGGTAAAAAGAAgagcaagaagaagaagccgGACAAACCAAAATCAAAGCCAATGAGCAATAAAAGTAGTAGCCTCGTTGGTAGTCATACTGGTGCCATGAAAGAACTTATGAAACCAAGTGGTGGAATTCCCAGTGTGTCTGATAGTGTTGGTACTAGTATAGCTAGTGTTGCAATGGGCGCAAGTGATCTAAAAATACCTGGTGGTATGGGTGGTGATCTCCATCATCCAGCAATAGCAGTAGGACCAAATAAAACACATACAACAGGAAGTTTAGGTCATCATTTGCCAACAGCGACGAATGCTAAATCAAAAGGTAAAGGAAGAGGTCCTGGAAAAGCTACTGCAGCAAATACTGCGAACAAAAGGCCGAAAGCGAATAGTAGATCAAGtgggaataaaaagaaatcgatcaaTCAACCACCACCAATAACATTTGATTCTGAGGATGAAGATAATGCAAAACCGATGTCTTATGACGAAAAGAGACAACTTAGCTTGGATATCAACAAACTGCCTG gaGATAAACTAGGTAGAGTTGTACACATAATACAGTCTCGGGAGCCTTCGTTGAGGGATTCAAATCCAGATGAGATTGAAATCGATTTTGAAACTCTAAAGCCTTCCACATTAAGAGAGTTGGAAAGCTATGTTGCATCATGCCTCAGGAAAAAACCAC ATAAAAAAGTTAGTGGAAAATCTAAAGATGAGCAAATAGcagagaaaaaacaagaattagaaaagaGGTTGCAGGATGTAACAGGTCAATTGGGGAATGTGAAGAAAACTGCTAAGAAag aaGACAGTAGTAAGTCAGTCGACGTAGTTGGTACTGGAGGAGCCAGTGGGCCTTCACGATTATCCGCTTcaagtagtagtagcagtgaCAGTGATTCGAGCAGTAGTTCACTTTCGTCGAGCACCAGTGATTCGAGCGACAGTGAAGCAG GAAACTCCTCCAGTCGTCCACctagaaagaagatgaagaagaatgcTCAAAGTGCACCACCTCCAACAACATCGACAACTGTTGCTCCG GCACTCAATCATACTGGAGGTCTATTAATGAATAGTCAGCCAACAGCAAATTCTACGGGACCAATAGTAAAGGCAGCATCGGTAACTCAATCTAGCAATATTCCTGCCGATCAAG gTGGCAACAGTCAGCAACCTGTAGCCGTAGCTGCTGTTACAGCAAGTCAAGGGATGCCTGTGGCAAGTCATGCATCTATGCCCGCGCAACCTCCACGACCAACAGCACTGGCAACAGCTGCACCAGTTAAAAAGCCAACGCCGCCACCTCCGACTACTTCTAATCCTCCGACTCCGTCAGTATCCGtaccaacaccaccaccaaGTGTTACTCCAACAAATACGAACTCTGTGGTGGCATCACCGGTTGTGCCTCAGGCGCCACAGCCTCCAACGTCTGTTAATTCTTATCCAAATGCTAATACGCCTGTTCCAACGGATGGAACAACATTAAATCAACAAGCGGACCTTTTGCAGCCATATAGTACTCTAG cTTCTGTACCTACGACACAAACATCATTGGATCAAGGTCTttctataaagaaagaatcacATATATCAATGATACCAACTCTTCATACAAGTAATAATACCAATTTAAATTTACTGCCAGATGTTAAAAATCCAGTTAATATGATGCCTACGAATATGGCATCGAATCTAAATCTgggaaatataaatatggCTAATTTGAACATGAATTTACAACAAGGATTGGCGACACATATGTCAATGCATAATCAATtggaaaatatgataaatacaaCATCACCATTGACCAACATACAAAATACGCATAATGTTACGATGTCGCAACATTCTAATGGCTTTCCAAGTATAAAACGTGAAACTTCCCCACCAAATATGTTGAATAACAATGGCATTCCAGGAGTTAATGTAGGAATGAATATGGGAGGAATGGGATCGATTTTTGATCCTGTTCCTATAGTTTCCATGCCAATGCAAATTTCACAAATAcctataaagaaagaagaaaaacagccTCTTCCTATTTCGCAGCCACAAATTGCACAAAAGGCAATGGATG CAGGAGCTCTTTTTGCAGAAATGAATGCGTTAGGTTTACCACCTATGGGCAATCATTCGAGTTCTCAGCTCATGCccgaaaagaaaatgacgcCACCCGATTCAAAAAATCCTGCTTCAAACTTTGCGTCAGCTTTTAAGAACAAG ACCGTTGAACAAAATGTAAAGAATGCATCTTCTTGGTCTTCGTTGGCCCAAGCATCGAGTCCTCAATCTACTGCAGGAAGTAGTATGAAGAGTGCTGCCAGAGATTCTTTCCAAGCGTTCAAAAAACAAGCCAAAGAAAAGCAAGATAGg cAAAGGGCACTATTGGAACAACAGGAAATGCGCAGACAGCAAAAGGAACAGGCTGAGAGAGAACGATTGCgacaagaaaatgaaaagagaagagaacgagaggaggaggatgccttggagaaagtaagaaaaaatgttGGTGATCAACAAGGTAACGCGATGACTGCCACGACGAGAGCGGAAGAAGTGAAAGCCATTGTTGACACGGATAGCAGTAGTCCAAGTCATTCGTCTAATCAGGATAAAGCTGCTGCCGAAAGAGAACGGCAAAGGCTACGGGAACAAGAACGGAGACGGCGCGAAGCG aTGGCTGGCGCGATTGACATGAACATGCAAAGTGATTTGATGGCTGCATTTGAGGAATCATTATAA
- the LOC124427153 gene encoding bromodomain-containing protein 2-like isoform X7, whose amino-acid sequence MSERNGVKMQQVDTISQNNSLDVEERERLCNIPKTSAPGKASATPAPPGKEPPPREEPTVEPVNGVVQPPVVPPPNRPGRVTNQLQFLQKGVLKPVWKHQFAWPFQQPVDAKKLNLPDYHKIIKQPMDLGTIKKRLENTYYWSGKECIQDFNTMFTNCYVYNKPGEDVVVMAQALEKLFLTKVAQMPKEEVELDPPVPKGPKGKKAGRVGGPVGGMAGTTGSTGRGRPSSVAAAVTSSVPNSLAPSATSAGTTGVIPMPPLGTQAPASVPGSTNTTTIAPPSSMGVTPMATHNSLPQQVVPPTGGYHAQPAMDPQTASAVPPPPQVPTAPTVMPPSQPAKLKKGVKRKADTTTPTANSFEPLYAPLDSKNAKIPARRESGRQIKKPQHTGGKSKEKLSEALKSCNEILKELFSKKHSGYAWPFYKPVDAELLGLHDYHDIIKKPMDLGTVKNKMDSREYKTAQEFASDVRLIFTNCYKYNPPDHDVVAMARKLQDVFEMRYAKIPDEPMGGMSGMKGSSSSASSSGTESSSDSDDSEEERTQKLVALQQELKAMQEQMRKLVEESGKKKSKKKKPDKPKSKPMSNKSSSLVGSHTGAMKELMKPSGGIPSVSDSVGTSIASVAMGASDLKIPGGMGGDLHHPAIAVGPNKTHTTGSLGHHLPTATNAKSKGKGRGPGKATAANTANKRPKANSRSSGNKKKSINQPPPITFDSEDEDNAKPMSYDEKRQLSLDINKLPGDKLGRVVHIIQSREPSLRDSNPDEIEIDFETLKPSTLRELESYVASCLRKKPHKKVSGKSKDEQIAEKKQELEKRLQDVTGQLGNVKKTAKKEDSSKSVDVVGTGGASGPSRLSASSSSSSDSDSSSSSLSSSTSDSSDSEAGNSSSRPPRKKMKKNAQSAPPPTTSTTVAPALNHTGGLLMNSQPTANSTGPIVKAASVTQSSNIPADQGGNSQQPVAVAAVTASQGMPVASHASMPAQPPRPTALATAAPVKKPTPPPPTTSNPPTPSVSVPTPPPSVTPTNTNSVVASPVVPQAPQPPTSVNSYPNANTPVPTDGTTLNQQADLLQPYSTLASVPTTQTSLDQGLSIKKESHISMIPTLHTSNNTNLNLLPDVKNPVNMMPTNMASNLNLGNINMANLNMNLQQGLATHMSMHNQLENMINTTSPLTNIQNTHNVTMSQHSNGFPSIKRETSPPNMLNNNGIPGVNVGMNMGGMGSIFDPVPIVSMPMQISQIPIKKEEKQPLPISQPQIAQKAMDAGALFAEMNALGLPPMGNHSSSQLMPEKKMTPPDSKNPASNFASAFKNKTVEQNVKNASSWSSLAQASSPQSTAGSSMKSAARDSFQAFKKQAKEKQDRQRALLEQQEMRRQQKEQAERERLRQENEKRREREEEDALEKVRKNVGDQQGNAMTATTRAEEVKAIVDTDSSSPSHSSNQDKAAAERERQRLREQERRRREAMAGAIDMNMQSDLMAAFEESL is encoded by the exons ATGTCTGAAAG aaaCGGAGTCAAGATGCAGCAGGTGGACACTATTTCGCAAAATAATTCG TTAGATGTGGAGGAGCGAGAAAGGCTGTGTAATATACCGAAG acaAGTGCACCTGGTAAGGCATCAGCTACACCAGCTCCACCAGGGAAAGAACCACCTCCTCGTGAAGAGCCAACAGTGGAACCTGTAAACGGTGTAGTGCAACCACCCGTTGTTCCACCTCCTAATCGTCCAGGGCGAGTTACAAATCAATTACAATTTTTGCAAAAAGGTGTATTGAAACCAGTATGGAAGCACCAATTTGCGTGGCCCTTTCAACAGCCTGTGGATGCAAAGAAACTCAATCTGCCA GATTATCACAAAATTATCAAGCAACCAATGGATTTGGGCACAATAAAAAAACGGTTGGAAAATACGTATTACTGGAGCGGCAAAGAATGTATCCAGGATTTCAATACGATGTTTACCAACTGTTACGTTTACAACAAGCCAGGAGAAGATGTTGTAGTTATGGCACAAGCACTCGAAAAATTGTTTCTTACAaag GTTGCACAAATGCCAAAAGAAGAAGTGGAACTCGATCCCCCAGTTCCAAAAGGgccaaaagggaaaaaagctGGCAGAGTAGGAGGACCAGTTGGTGGAATGGCAGGAACAACTGGAAGTACAGGAAGAGGTCGTCCTTCCTCGGTAGCAGCGGCTGTTACATCCAGTGTACCAAATAGTTTGGCACCTTCGGCTACATCAGCGGGTACAACAGGTGTCATACCTATGCCTCCTCTTGGTACACAAGCACCTGCTTCTGTACCAGGCAGTACGAATACAACTACCATTGCTCCGCCATCGAGCATGGGTGTCACTCCAATGGCCACTCACAATTCTCTGCCTCAACAAGTCGTACCTCCAACGGGTGGTTACCATGCGCAGCCAGCGATGGATCCACAGACGGCTTCTGCTGTACCACCTCCACCTCAGGTTCCCACTGCTCCAACTGTAATGCCTCCATCTCAACCAGCCAAATTGAAAAAGGGAGTGAAGAGAAAGGCTGATACTACAACCCCTACAGCTAATTCATTTGAACCACTATATGCTCCATTGGATTCTAAGAATGCTAAAATTCCTGCAAGACGAGAATCTGGTAGACAGATTAAAAAG CCTCAACATACAGGTGGTAAATCCAAGGAAAAGCTTTCAGAAGCACTTAAGTCTTGCAATGAGAtcttaaaagaattattttctaagaaGCATTcg GGTTACGCATGGCCTTTCTATAAGCCAGTTGATGCAGAACTATTAGGTCTGCATGACTATCATGACATTATTAAGAAACCGATGGATCTTGGTACTGTAAAG aATAAAATGGACAGTCGCGAATATAAAACGGCCCAGGAATTTGCTAGTGATGTGAGGCTTATATTTactaattgttataaatataatcctCCTGATCATGATGTCGTTGCAATGGCTAGAAAACTTCAGGATGTATTTGAAATGAG gtACGCAAAAATTCCTGATGAACCTATGGGAGGTATGTCAGGAATGAAAGGTAGCAGTAGTAGTGCAAGTAGTTCTGGTACCGAAAGTTCTTCCGACAGCGACGATTCTGAAGAAGAACGTACACAAAAATTAGTTGCTCTTCAACAAGAG CTTAAAGCAATGCAAGAACAAATGAGAAAATTAGTAGAAGAAAGTGGTAAAAAGAAgagcaagaagaagaagccgGACAAACCAAAATCAAAGCCAATGAGCAATAAAAGTAGTAGCCTCGTTGGTAGTCATACTGGTGCCATGAAAGAACTTATGAAACCAAGTGGTGGAATTCCCAGTGTGTCTGATAGTGTTGGTACTAGTATAGCTAGTGTTGCAATGGGCGCAAGTGATCTAAAAATACCTGGTGGTATGGGTGGTGATCTCCATCATCCAGCAATAGCAGTAGGACCAAATAAAACACATACAACAGGAAGTTTAGGTCATCATTTGCCAACAGCGACGAATGCTAAATCAAAAGGTAAAGGAAGAGGTCCTGGAAAAGCTACTGCAGCAAATACTGCGAACAAAAGGCCGAAAGCGAATAGTAGATCAAGtgggaataaaaagaaatcgatcaaTCAACCACCACCAATAACATTTGATTCTGAGGATGAAGATAATGCAAAACCGATGTCTTATGACGAAAAGAGACAACTTAGCTTGGATATCAACAAACTGCCTG gaGATAAACTAGGTAGAGTTGTACACATAATACAGTCTCGGGAGCCTTCGTTGAGGGATTCAAATCCAGATGAGATTGAAATCGATTTTGAAACTCTAAAGCCTTCCACATTAAGAGAGTTGGAAAGCTATGTTGCATCATGCCTCAGGAAAAAACCAC ATAAAAAAGTTAGTGGAAAATCTAAAGATGAGCAAATAGcagagaaaaaacaagaattagaaaagaGGTTGCAGGATGTAACAGGTCAATTGGGGAATGTGAAGAAAACTGCTAAGAAag aaGACAGTAGTAAGTCAGTCGACGTAGTTGGTACTGGAGGAGCCAGTGGGCCTTCACGATTATCCGCTTcaagtagtagtagcagtgaCAGTGATTCGAGCAGTAGTTCACTTTCGTCGAGCACCAGTGATTCGAGCGACAGTGAAGCAG GAAACTCCTCCAGTCGTCCACctagaaagaagatgaagaagaatgcTCAAAGTGCACCACCTCCAACAACATCGACAACTGTTGCTCCG GCACTCAATCATACTGGAGGTCTATTAATGAATAGTCAGCCAACAGCAAATTCTACGGGACCAATAGTAAAGGCAGCATCGGTAACTCAATCTAGCAATATTCCTGCCGATCAAG gTGGCAACAGTCAGCAACCTGTAGCCGTAGCTGCTGTTACAGCAAGTCAAGGGATGCCTGTGGCAAGTCATGCATCTATGCCCGCGCAACCTCCACGACCAACAGCACTGGCAACAGCTGCACCAGTTAAAAAGCCAACGCCGCCACCTCCGACTACTTCTAATCCTCCGACTCCGTCAGTATCCGtaccaacaccaccaccaaGTGTTACTCCAACAAATACGAACTCTGTGGTGGCATCACCGGTTGTGCCTCAGGCGCCACAGCCTCCAACGTCTGTTAATTCTTATCCAAATGCTAATACGCCTGTTCCAACGGATGGAACAACATTAAATCAACAAGCGGACCTTTTGCAGCCATATAGTACTCTAG cTTCTGTACCTACGACACAAACATCATTGGATCAAGGTCTttctataaagaaagaatcacATATATCAATGATACCAACTCTTCATACAAGTAATAATACCAATTTAAATTTACTGCCAGATGTTAAAAATCCAGTTAATATGATGCCTACGAATATGGCATCGAATCTAAATCTgggaaatataaatatggCTAATTTGAACATGAATTTACAACAAGGATTGGCGACACATATGTCAATGCATAATCAATtggaaaatatgataaatacaaCATCACCATTGACCAACATACAAAATACGCATAATGTTACGATGTCGCAACATTCTAATGGCTTTCCAAGTATAAAACGTGAAACTTCCCCACCAAATATGTTGAATAACAATGGCATTCCAGGAGTTAATGTAGGAATGAATATGGGAGGAATGGGATCGATTTTTGATCCTGTTCCTATAGTTTCCATGCCAATGCAAATTTCACAAATAcctataaagaaagaagaaaaacagccTCTTCCTATTTCGCAGCCACAAATTGCACAAAAGGCAATGGATG CAGGAGCTCTTTTTGCAGAAATGAATGCGTTAGGTTTACCACCTATGGGCAATCATTCGAGTTCTCAGCTCATGCccgaaaagaaaatgacgcCACCCGATTCAAAAAATCCTGCTTCAAACTTTGCGTCAGCTTTTAAGAACAAG ACCGTTGAACAAAATGTAAAGAATGCATCTTCTTGGTCTTCGTTGGCCCAAGCATCGAGTCCTCAATCTACTGCAGGAAGTAGTATGAAGAGTGCTGCCAGAGATTCTTTCCAAGCGTTCAAAAAACAAGCCAAAGAAAAGCAAGATAGg cAAAGGGCACTATTGGAACAACAGGAAATGCGCAGACAGCAAAAGGAACAGGCTGAGAGAGAACGATTGCgacaagaaaatgaaaagagaagagaacgagaggaggaggatgccttggagaaagtaagaaaaaatgttGGTGATCAACAAGGTAACGCGATGACTGCCACGACGAGAGCGGAAGAAGTGAAAGCCATTGTTGACACGGATAGCAGTAGTCCAAGTCATTCGTCTAATCAGGATAAAGCTGCTGCCGAAAGAGAACGGCAAAGGCTACGGGAACAAGAACGGAGACGGCGCGAAGCG aTGGCTGGCGCGATTGACATGAACATGCAAAGTGATTTGATGGCTGCATTTGAGGAATCATTATAA